In the Deltaproteobacteria bacterium genome, one interval contains:
- the rplC gene encoding 50S ribosomal protein L3, with translation MSQEKKGILGKKVGMTQLFGKAGELLPVTVIDVTGCRVVQKKSKEKEGYEAVQLGFQEISEKRASKPLKGHFKKHGLSVMRYLREFPAGFGEGLKEGDSIKSDIFKEGDLIAVTGVTKGKGFQGVIKRHGKSGGPASHGSRFHRTTGSIGQRTSPGEVFKNMKLPGHLGDETVTVKNLQVVEVRENLLFLKGAVPGANNNLVMLRKVPS, from the coding sequence ATGAGCCAGGAGAAAAAAGGGATTTTAGGCAAGAAGGTTGGAATGACACAGCTCTTCGGGAAGGCGGGAGAGTTGCTGCCTGTTACCGTCATTGATGTCACTGGTTGTCGTGTGGTTCAGAAGAAGTCCAAGGAGAAGGAAGGGTATGAGGCGGTTCAGCTTGGATTTCAGGAGATCTCTGAAAAAAGGGCCAGCAAGCCGCTTAAGGGGCATTTTAAAAAGCACGGTCTGAGCGTCATGCGCTACCTCCGGGAGTTTCCCGCCGGTTTTGGAGAGGGTCTTAAGGAGGGTGATTCGATCAAGTCGGACATTTTTAAAGAGGGCGATTTGATAGCGGTAACTGGCGTAACAAAGGGGAAAGGTTTTCAAGGGGTCATCAAGAGACATGGAAAGAGTGGAGGGCCGGCAAGTCATGGATCTCGTTTCCATCGCACCACGGGGTCGATAGGACAGCGTACCTCGCCAGGAGAGGTTTTTAAAAATATGAAATTACCGGGACACTTGGGAGACGAAACGGTGACAGTGAAAAACCTTCAGGTTGTCGAGGTGAGGGAGAATCTCCTCTTTTTAAAAGGGGCTGTCCCTGGAGCGAATAATAACCTGGTTATGTTGAGGAAGGTTCCATCATGA
- the rpsJ gene encoding 30S ribosomal protein S10: MATEYDKSSKIRIRLKGFDYRLLDQSTGEIVETVRRTGGHIAGPIPLPTRIERYCVLRSPHVDKKSREAFQIRTHKRLLDILEPTQQTIDALMRLELAAGVEVEIKML; this comes from the coding sequence ATGGCAACTGAATACGACAAGAGTTCGAAGATAAGGATCCGATTGAAGGGGTTCGATTATCGTCTCTTGGATCAATCGACCGGAGAGATTGTGGAGACGGTTCGGAGGACGGGTGGACATATTGCGGGTCCGATTCCGTTGCCGACGCGGATTGAGAGGTACTGTGTTCTCCGTTCTCCCCATGTCGACAAGAAGTCTCGCGAGGCGTTCCAGATCAGAACGCACAAGAGATTGTTAGATATTCTTGAACCGACGCAACAGACGATCGATGCCTTGATGCGGCTTGAACTAGCGGCCGGCGTTGAGGTTGAGATCAAAATGCTCTGA
- the rplD gene encoding 50S ribosomal protein L4 codes for MTPEITVYNSAKKKVGTLAWPEQLSVEVSTGRIHQVAVNQLRNRRQGNAHVKSRHFVSGSTRKIYRQKGTGRARHGDIRAPLFVGGGRAFGPRARDWTVRTPRQISRAALRDLLSLRRSEEKLWIVDRLEMKAPKTKEASSLLASFGLSSGLVVLGEANPAVERSMRNLATFKVTRVDSLNLLDLLRYENLMMTQSAFETLVKRFS; via the coding sequence ATGACGCCGGAGATTACAGTTTATAACAGTGCAAAGAAGAAGGTTGGAACACTGGCATGGCCTGAACAGCTTTCGGTCGAGGTAAGTACCGGACGCATCCATCAGGTGGCCGTGAATCAGTTGCGGAATCGGCGCCAAGGGAATGCCCATGTTAAAAGCAGGCATTTTGTTTCGGGGAGCACGAGAAAAATTTATCGCCAGAAGGGAACCGGCCGTGCGCGACATGGAGACATCAGGGCTCCTCTTTTTGTCGGAGGAGGTCGGGCGTTTGGTCCTCGCGCTCGTGATTGGACCGTCAGGACTCCTCGTCAGATCAGCCGGGCTGCCTTGCGTGATCTTCTTTCACTTCGCCGTTCGGAGGAGAAGCTTTGGATCGTGGATCGTCTGGAGATGAAGGCGCCAAAGACAAAGGAGGCGTCGTCCCTTCTTGCCTCTTTTGGTCTCTCATCGGGGCTTGTTGTTTTGGGAGAGGCAAATCCGGCCGTCGAGAGATCAATGCGGAATCTGGCAACATTTAAGGTGACAAGGGTTGATTCGCTGAATCTGCTCGACCTGCTTCGTTATGAAAATCTCATGATGACGCAGTCGGCCTTTGAAACGTTGGTCAAGAGGTTTTCATGA
- the rplW gene encoding 50S ribosomal protein L23 — protein sequence MKSLEQIIIRPLITEKAVLGRAFARYYFEVARDASKPAIREAVEKFFKVKVEEVRTIKIPGKKRRYGRQLGMKPPSKKAIVTLREGQKIEILEAE from the coding sequence ATGAAGTCATTGGAACAAATTATAATTCGTCCCTTGATTACGGAAAAAGCAGTTCTTGGGAGGGCGTTTGCTCGCTATTATTTTGAGGTCGCTCGGGATGCCTCAAAACCGGCGATTCGAGAAGCCGTTGAAAAGTTTTTTAAGGTCAAGGTGGAGGAGGTTCGGACCATTAAAATTCCAGGTAAAAAGAGGCGATATGGTCGCCAGTTGGGAATGAAACCTCCTTCCAAAAAGGCGATTGTGACCCTTCGTGAGGGTCAGAAAATTGAAATTTTGGAGGCTGAATAG